A section of the Brachyhypopomus gauderio isolate BG-103 chromosome 13, BGAUD_0.2, whole genome shotgun sequence genome encodes:
- the eny2 gene encoding transcription and mRNA export factor ENY2: MNKELQMRATINQKLIEMGERERLKELLRAKLIECGWRDQLKAHCKEVIKEKGIENVTVEDLVAGVTPKGRALVPDSVKKELLQRIRAFLAQHST; the protein is encoded by the exons ATGAATAAAGAGTTACAGATGAGGGCCACAATTAACCAGAAGTTAATTgagatgggagagagggagcg GCTGAAGGAATTGCTCAGAGCCAAACTCATCGAGTGTGGTTGGAGAGACCAGTTAAAAGCACACTGTAAAG AGGTCATCAAAGAAAAGGGAATAGAGAATGTAACTGTAGAAGACCTGGTTGCTGGAGTTACACCTAAAGGAAGAG CCCTGGTCCCTGACAGCGTGAAGAAGGAACTTTTGCAGAGAATAAGAGCCTTTCTGGCTCAGCATTCTACATGA